The following are from one region of the Anomaloglossus baeobatrachus isolate aAnoBae1 chromosome 1, aAnoBae1.hap1, whole genome shotgun sequence genome:
- the LYRM7 gene encoding complex III assembly factor LYRM7: MDGKMKVLKLFKTLHRTRQHVFQNDVRALDASRQKINEEFRKNKNESAPEKISELLKIGQDVEILLRTTVIQGVHTDSNTIVLQPREEILLDNMTYCDAPKK; the protein is encoded by the exons ATGGACGGCAAAATGAAG GTTTTGAAGCTTTTCAAAACCTTGCACAGAACAAGACAACACGTGTTCCAGAATGATGTGCGGGCATTAGACG CTTCCAGACAGAAAATCAATGAAGAATTCCGGAAGAATAAAAATGAGAGTGCTCCTGAAAAAATATCTGAA ctcctaaAAATTGGACAAGATGTTGAAATTTTGTTAAGAACAACAGTTATCCAAGGTGTCCACACTGATTCTAATACAATAG TTCTGCAGCCAAGAGAAGAGATCCTTCTAGACAATATGACTTATTGTGATGCGCCAAAGAAATGA